In one window of Tellurirhabdus rosea DNA:
- the moaC gene encoding cyclic pyranopterin monophosphate synthase MoaC produces MAEFSHLDSENNPSMVDVGAKTVTRRTATAQSIVVLTDEIMQQMSGGDIQTKKGAVFQTALIAGTMAAKRTSDLIPLCHPLGLDSCKFSFRTEGKEVIIECTTSLEAKTGVEMEALVGASVAALTVYDMCKAFSHDLVIRETRLLEKTGGKRDVQRHG; encoded by the coding sequence ATGGCTGAATTCTCTCATCTGGATTCCGAAAACAACCCGTCGATGGTCGATGTGGGCGCCAAAACCGTCACCCGCCGAACCGCCACGGCCCAGAGCATTGTTGTCCTGACCGACGAGATCATGCAGCAGATGAGCGGCGGCGACATTCAGACCAAAAAAGGGGCCGTTTTCCAGACAGCCCTGATTGCCGGGACGATGGCCGCCAAACGGACCTCGGACCTGATTCCGCTCTGCCATCCGCTGGGCCTGGACAGCTGCAAATTCTCTTTCCGAACGGAAGGGAAAGAAGTCATTATCGAATGCACGACGAGTCTGGAAGCGAAAACGGGCGTGGAAATGGAGGCGCTCGTCGGGGCTTCCGTGGCGGCTCTGACGGTGTACGACATGTGTAAAGCTTTTTCGCACGATCTGGTAATCCGGGAAACACGCCTGCTGGAAAAGACCGGCGGCAAACGTGACGTTCAACGGCATGGATAA
- a CDS encoding sigma-54-dependent transcriptional regulator, with protein MSKILIIDDDVDVLSAAKLLLKRHFGQVDIEKNPERIPFLVTNGKYDVILLDMNFQRDVSSGREGFLWLDRILDIDPQAAVILITAYGDVGMAVRAIKVGALDFVLKPWENDKLLATIEAALQTRQSQTGSAGATGKRGSQPVIQSSNHSIIGNSPAMRQVFDTIERVAETDANVLILGENGTGKDLIARELHGRSHRRDKPFVSVDLGALSETLFESELFGHVKGAFTDARDDRAGRFEEAGGGTIFLDEIGNITLPQQARLLTVLQQRQVTRLGSNKPKAVDVRLICATNAPIYQHVADRSFRQDLLYRINTIELHLPALRERPDDIGPLAEHFLKIYRKQYNRKVSSISPALLRQLQQYRWPGNVRELQHALERAVILAQGTMLEPSDFYFGTTPAFGMVPPSPETALRESMQLEDMEKKLIQQAMQKHHGNITEIARELGLSRQALYRRLEKYGL; from the coding sequence ATGTCCAAAATTCTAATTATTGACGACGATGTCGACGTGCTCAGCGCGGCCAAACTGCTGCTCAAACGGCACTTCGGACAGGTTGATATTGAGAAAAACCCCGAGCGAATTCCGTTTCTGGTGACCAATGGCAAGTACGACGTTATTCTGCTCGATATGAATTTCCAGCGGGACGTCAGCAGCGGACGCGAGGGATTTCTCTGGCTCGACCGGATTCTGGACATTGATCCCCAGGCGGCCGTTATTCTGATTACGGCCTACGGCGACGTGGGCATGGCCGTGCGCGCCATCAAGGTCGGGGCGCTCGATTTTGTGCTGAAGCCCTGGGAAAACGACAAACTGCTCGCCACCATCGAGGCCGCTCTCCAGACCCGGCAGAGCCAGACCGGCAGTGCCGGAGCCACCGGCAAACGCGGCAGCCAACCAGTCATTCAGTCATCCAATCATTCAATCATCGGCAACAGCCCCGCCATGCGTCAGGTGTTCGACACCATCGAGCGCGTGGCCGAAACGGACGCCAACGTTCTGATTCTGGGCGAAAACGGCACCGGCAAAGACCTGATTGCCCGCGAGCTGCACGGACGTTCGCACCGCCGCGACAAGCCGTTCGTCAGCGTGGACCTGGGCGCCCTGAGCGAAACCCTGTTTGAAAGTGAGCTTTTCGGTCACGTCAAAGGCGCCTTTACCGACGCCCGCGACGACCGCGCCGGGCGCTTTGAGGAAGCCGGGGGCGGAACGATTTTTCTGGACGAAATCGGCAACATCACCCTGCCGCAGCAGGCCCGTCTGCTGACGGTATTGCAGCAGCGGCAGGTCACGCGGCTGGGTTCCAATAAGCCCAAAGCGGTCGATGTCCGGCTGATCTGCGCCACCAACGCGCCGATCTACCAGCACGTCGCCGACCGTTCGTTCCGGCAGGATTTGCTCTACCGCATCAACACCATCGAACTGCACCTACCCGCCCTGCGCGAACGTCCGGACGATATTGGTCCGCTGGCCGAGCATTTTCTGAAGATTTACCGGAAGCAGTACAACCGGAAGGTGAGCAGCATCAGTCCGGCGCTGCTACGGCAGTTGCAGCAATACCGCTGGCCGGGTAACGTCCGCGAGTTGCAGCACGCCCTCGAACGGGCCGTCATCCTGGCCCAGGGCACGATGCTGGAGCCGAGTGATTTCTATTTTGGCACCACCCCCGCCTTTGGCATGGTCCCGCCCTCGCCCGAAACGGCCCTGCGCGAATCCATGCAGCTGGAAGATATGGAGAAAAAGCTCATCCAGCAGGCCATGCAGAAGCACCACGGCAACATCACCGAGATCGCCCGCGAACTTGGCCTGTCAAGGCAGGCCCTGTACCGGCGGCTGGAGAAGTATGGACTTTAA
- a CDS encoding NTP transferase domain-containing protein: MDKHEKHGKITRPDLGTFARTELALLGTPCGQIKTLAYALISALKDQVTVAYVDADHKGEDTPETIPALHAGAAQVYTDKISFQRFDTVRPLNDFQRRPAFQDYDLVLVNGNHFAAKAQIVVVDPAKSLEKKLDRLTSVRLILLKDTDTLPDSLKNHLGEQLATVPVFRFEETDRVVSFVREFVENARPPVYGLVLAGGQSSRMGTDKGRLDYHGKPQREYALDLLRPLCEKVFLSVNEKQRAELADSPLNLVPDTFLDLGPLGGILSAFRQQPDAAWLVVACDLPLLSEKTLRVLVEKRNPSKMATAFYDSDHRFPEPLISLWEPRAYPTLLQFLAMGFSCPRKALINSDVQLLDAPDVREFANANDPAERERILSRL; this comes from the coding sequence ATGGATAAGCACGAAAAACACGGAAAAATCACCCGCCCCGACCTCGGGACCTTCGCCCGGACCGAGCTCGCCCTGCTCGGTACGCCCTGCGGCCAGATCAAAACCCTTGCCTACGCGCTGATTTCGGCCCTGAAAGACCAGGTCACGGTTGCCTACGTGGATGCCGATCACAAGGGCGAAGACACGCCCGAGACCATCCCCGCCCTCCACGCCGGGGCCGCGCAGGTGTATACCGACAAAATTTCCTTTCAGCGTTTCGACACCGTCCGGCCGCTCAACGATTTCCAGCGCAGGCCCGCCTTTCAGGATTACGACCTCGTGCTGGTCAACGGCAACCACTTTGCGGCCAAAGCGCAGATCGTGGTGGTGGACCCGGCCAAGTCACTGGAGAAAAAACTCGACCGGCTGACCAGTGTCAGGCTCATTCTGCTAAAAGACACCGACACCCTTCCGGATTCTCTGAAGAACCATCTCGGCGAGCAGCTGGCCACCGTTCCCGTTTTCCGGTTTGAGGAGACCGACCGCGTGGTTTCTTTTGTCCGGGAATTTGTCGAAAACGCCCGGCCGCCGGTCTATGGACTGGTGCTGGCGGGCGGGCAAAGCAGCCGGATGGGGACCGACAAAGGCCGCCTCGATTACCACGGCAAACCGCAGCGCGAGTACGCGCTGGACCTCCTCCGTCCGCTTTGCGAAAAGGTGTTTTTATCGGTCAACGAAAAGCAGAGGGCCGAACTGGCCGACAGCCCGCTGAACCTTGTTCCGGACACGTTTCTGGACCTAGGGCCGTTGGGCGGCATTCTTTCGGCCTTCCGCCAACAGCCCGACGCCGCCTGGCTGGTGGTGGCCTGCGATTTGCCGCTTCTGTCCGAAAAAACGCTGCGCGTTCTGGTCGAAAAGCGAAATCCGTCCAAAATGGCGACGGCGTTTTACGACAGCGACCACCGGTTTCCGGAGCCGCTCATCAGTCTGTGGGAGCCCCGCGCCTACCCTACCCTGCTGCAATTTCTGGCGATGGGCTTCTCCTGCCCGCGAAAAGCGCTCATCAACTCGGACGTGCAGCTACTCGACGCGCCCGATGTCCGGGAGTTCGCCAATGCCAACGACCCGGCCGAGCGGGAACGGATTCTGAGCCGACTGTAA
- a CDS encoding FecR family protein, with protein MTITKELLFSYFAGNASALQKRQIDEWVREPVHEELFYQWLDEWEKSQPQYAVDVPAAIGRYHDYLRHRQTATGLADEPPVRVRTLRRGWLTGVAASVALLLTTGWLYRDQIRYRTYATTFGQTQSHELPDGSRVTLNANSLLRIPRFGFGSGSRDVHLSGEAVFSVRHQPDNQPFRVRTDNRFEVVVLGTEFSVFARRRGARVVLNKGKVQINENSGNRARQVLMKPGDLVTLDHRGRLELRRVARPELLSAWKEHRFVFEQTSLQELTNLFRENYGLRLVFSDQTLARQTISGSFTASNADELLTILGEALDLKFSRRGRTVLVSETSVL; from the coding sequence ATGACGATAACGAAAGAACTTCTTTTCAGCTATTTCGCCGGAAACGCCTCAGCTTTGCAGAAACGGCAGATCGACGAATGGGTCCGGGAACCTGTCCACGAAGAGCTTTTTTACCAGTGGCTCGATGAATGGGAGAAAAGCCAGCCGCAGTACGCCGTCGATGTTCCGGCGGCTATCGGACGCTACCACGACTACCTCCGGCACCGGCAGACCGCGACCGGCCTGGCCGACGAGCCGCCCGTCCGCGTCCGGACGCTGCGCCGGGGCTGGCTGACGGGCGTGGCCGCTTCCGTAGCGCTTCTGCTGACGACCGGCTGGCTGTACCGCGACCAGATCCGCTACCGGACGTACGCAACCACCTTCGGGCAGACCCAGAGCCACGAGCTTCCGGACGGCAGCCGGGTGACGCTCAACGCCAACTCCTTGCTGCGGATTCCGCGCTTCGGTTTTGGTTCGGGCAGCCGGGATGTGCATCTGTCCGGCGAGGCCGTCTTTTCCGTACGCCACCAGCCCGACAACCAGCCCTTCCGCGTCCGGACCGACAACCGGTTTGAAGTGGTGGTGCTGGGCACGGAATTTTCCGTTTTTGCCCGCCGACGCGGCGCCCGGGTGGTGCTCAACAAAGGCAAAGTGCAGATCAACGAAAACAGCGGCAACCGGGCGCGGCAGGTGCTGATGAAGCCCGGCGATCTGGTTACGCTCGACCACCGCGGCCGGCTCGAACTCCGCCGGGTGGCCCGACCGGAACTGCTTTCCGCCTGGAAGGAACACCGATTCGTTTTCGAACAGACGTCGCTTCAGGAGCTGACCAATCTTTTCCGGGAAAATTACGGTCTCCGGCTCGTTTTTTCGGACCAGACGCTCGCCCGGCAAACCATCTCGGGTTCGTTTACGGCCAGCAACGCCGACGAACTGCTCACGATTCTGGGCGAAGCGCTGGACCTGAAATTCAGCCGCCGGGGGCGAACCGTCCTTGTTTCTGAAACCTCAGTCCTTTAA
- a CDS encoding lysophospholipid acyltransferase family protein, producing MKKIFDYLLSAVYLLYFGLILVIFHLGQVVAYNVFGRKAQKTVVDWLNASITFGWLLTGSTVRFRNRHHLPTDRPIIFVANHQSMFDIPPIIWFLRRHWPTFVSKIELAKGIPSISYNLRKSGAALINRKDGKQAVVEIARLAKLIQSENHSAVIFPEGTRSATGTMRPFAVGGVSTLLKRAPKALVVPIAIDGTGRFNPKGVFPLRSFTRMTFTVLSPIEPADQPIEEVVKRAEEAIRGVKSYEL from the coding sequence ATGAAAAAAATCTTCGATTATCTTCTGAGTGCAGTTTACCTGCTTTACTTCGGTTTGATTCTGGTCATTTTCCACCTCGGTCAGGTAGTGGCTTACAACGTTTTCGGCCGAAAAGCCCAGAAAACGGTGGTCGACTGGCTGAACGCGAGCATCACCTTCGGCTGGCTGCTGACGGGCAGCACCGTCCGCTTCCGGAATAGGCACCATCTGCCCACCGACCGGCCCATTATCTTCGTTGCCAACCACCAGAGCATGTTCGACATTCCGCCCATCATCTGGTTTCTGCGCCGCCACTGGCCGACGTTTGTTTCCAAGATCGAACTGGCAAAAGGCATTCCGAGCATTTCGTATAACCTCCGCAAAAGTGGCGCGGCGCTCATCAACCGTAAGGACGGCAAGCAGGCCGTGGTCGAAATTGCCCGCCTGGCGAAGCTGATTCAGAGCGAAAACCACTCGGCCGTCATCTTCCCCGAAGGAACCCGTTCGGCCACGGGAACGATGAGGCCATTCGCCGTCGGCGGCGTCAGTACCCTGCTCAAACGGGCCCCCAAGGCGCTGGTCGTGCCTATCGCCATCGACGGTACCGGCCGCTTCAACCCCAAAGGCGTTTTCCCGCTCCGTTCCTTCACCCGCATGACCTTCACCGTCCTCAGCCCCATCGAGCCCGCCGACCAGCCCATCGAGGAAGTGGTGAAGCGGGCGGAAGAAGCCATAAGGGGAGTTAAGAGTTATGAATTATGA
- a CDS encoding sensor histidine kinase gives MNRFVLGIGWRLVLLTLLSWAMGYVWLSLHQPLPAFVLFIIHCTLFINLYKYVTGLNRKLTRFLESVRYSDFAVTFKADNPLGDSFAGLNTQFNEVLEAFRQARAEREANLHYLNTIVQHVGVGLVSFDGSGNVELINQAALRQLGIYRLRTLGELEGVHPGLAELMKTAKPGTPTVYQTKSEQELSVRRSTVSLRGRPVTVASLQNIRSELQQKELDAWQNLTKVLRHEIMNSITPIVSLVGTMQQIAEHELADAPTESVDDLKEALRTIEHRGRGIMRFVEAYRSFTAIPQPRIAEVSVMQLLNHIVQLVQYDLQHRRITLLTPPAPAYLTIFADAGQIEMVLINLIKNAAESLEDHEHPVIRLEAETADGRTGIRVADNGPGIEPEALERIFIPFFTTKKTGSGIGLSLSRQIMQLHGGSLKVTSTPGQGSVFTLWF, from the coding sequence ATGAACCGTTTCGTCCTTGGCATCGGCTGGCGTCTGGTATTGCTTACCCTGCTGTCGTGGGCAATGGGGTACGTCTGGCTTTCCCTGCACCAGCCGTTGCCGGCGTTCGTGCTGTTCATTATTCACTGTACCTTATTCATTAATCTTTACAAATACGTCACCGGCCTGAACCGCAAACTGACGCGGTTTCTGGAATCGGTCCGGTATTCGGACTTTGCGGTGACGTTCAAGGCCGACAATCCGCTCGGCGACAGCTTTGCCGGTCTCAACACGCAGTTCAACGAAGTCCTGGAAGCGTTCCGGCAGGCGCGGGCCGAGCGCGAGGCGAACCTGCACTACCTCAACACCATCGTTCAGCACGTGGGCGTCGGGCTGGTTTCCTTCGACGGCTCGGGCAACGTGGAACTCATCAACCAGGCCGCCCTCCGCCAGCTGGGCATTTACCGCCTCCGGACGCTGGGCGAGCTGGAAGGAGTTCATCCCGGTCTGGCCGAGCTGATGAAAACGGCCAAACCCGGCACGCCGACCGTTTACCAGACCAAAAGCGAGCAGGAACTGTCCGTTCGCCGCTCGACGGTCAGCCTCCGCGGCCGCCCGGTCACGGTGGCGTCGTTGCAGAACATCCGTTCGGAACTGCAGCAGAAAGAGCTGGATGCGTGGCAAAACCTGACCAAGGTGCTTCGCCACGAGATCATGAACTCGATCACGCCGATTGTCTCGCTGGTCGGCACGATGCAGCAGATTGCCGAACACGAACTGGCCGACGCGCCCACCGAATCCGTCGATGACCTCAAGGAGGCCCTGCGCACGATTGAACACCGCGGCCGGGGCATCATGCGCTTTGTGGAGGCGTACCGGAGTTTTACGGCGATTCCGCAGCCGCGCATCGCCGAAGTGTCCGTCATGCAGTTGCTGAACCACATTGTGCAGTTGGTCCAGTACGATCTGCAGCACCGCCGCATCACGCTGCTGACGCCCCCGGCACCCGCCTACCTGACCATTTTTGCCGATGCCGGTCAGATCGAAATGGTGCTGATCAACCTTATCAAAAACGCCGCCGAGAGCTTGGAAGACCATGAGCATCCGGTAATCCGCCTCGAAGCCGAAACCGCCGACGGCCGGACGGGCATCCGCGTGGCCGACAATGGCCCCGGCATCGAGCCTGAGGCGCTGGAACGGATTTTTATCCCGTTTTTCACCACCAAAAAAACCGGCTCTGGCATCGGCCTGAGTCTCTCCCGCCAGATCATGCAGCTCCACGGCGGCAGCCTGAAAGTCACCTCCACGCCGGGTCAGGGGAGTGTGTTTACGTTGTGGTTTTAA
- a CDS encoding acyl-ACP desaturase: protein MILTGSRLEVMHFVGEKVEGYMKEFLKPVETYWQPADLLPDPTQENFLEEVKLLRESARELSYDYMAVLIGDTITEEALPTYESWLMEVEGVNQADYDQGWSKWVRAWTAEENRHGDLLNKFLYLSGRVNMRAMEQSTQYLISDGFDIGTGRDPYRNFVYTSFQELATNISHRRTATLAKQAGCPQLSKICGVIASDEMRHAKAYSAFIREVFAVDPSEMMLAFEDMMRKKIVMPAHFLRETGTKIGETFSHFSDAAQRLGVYTTIDYIEIMESLLNEWQIETVTDLNDAGQRARDYLVALPARLRRIADRTRIPTLEYPFSWIA, encoded by the coding sequence ATGATTTTAACCGGAAGTCGTCTGGAAGTAATGCATTTTGTTGGCGAGAAGGTCGAGGGGTACATGAAGGAGTTTCTGAAGCCTGTCGAAACGTACTGGCAGCCTGCAGATCTGCTGCCGGACCCCACGCAGGAGAATTTCCTGGAAGAGGTGAAATTGCTGCGCGAAAGCGCCCGTGAACTGTCTTATGATTACATGGCCGTGCTCATCGGCGATACGATTACCGAAGAAGCGCTGCCGACCTACGAATCCTGGCTCATGGAGGTCGAAGGCGTCAACCAGGCCGACTACGACCAGGGCTGGAGCAAGTGGGTGCGCGCCTGGACGGCCGAAGAAAACCGCCACGGCGATCTGCTGAACAAGTTTCTGTACCTCTCGGGCCGGGTGAACATGCGGGCGATGGAACAATCGACGCAGTACCTGATTTCCGACGGTTTTGACATCGGCACCGGCCGCGACCCGTACCGCAACTTCGTGTACACCTCGTTTCAGGAGCTGGCGACCAACATTTCGCACCGCCGCACGGCCACGCTGGCCAAACAGGCGGGCTGCCCGCAGCTTTCCAAAATCTGCGGCGTCATCGCCTCCGACGAAATGCGCCACGCTAAGGCATACAGCGCCTTTATCCGCGAAGTTTTTGCGGTGGACCCTTCGGAGATGATGCTTGCCTTTGAAGACATGATGCGCAAAAAGATCGTTATGCCCGCCCACTTCCTGCGCGAAACGGGGACCAAGATCGGCGAAACGTTCAGTCACTTTTCGGATGCCGCCCAGCGGCTCGGCGTTTACACGACCATCGACTACATCGAAATCATGGAGTCGCTGCTGAACGAATGGCAGATTGAAACGGTCACCGATCTCAACGATGCCGGACAACGCGCCCGCGACTACCTGGTGGCCCTGCCCGCCCGTCTGCGCCGCATTGCCGACCGCACGCGGATTCCGACCCTGGAATACCCATTCAGCTGGATTGCCTGA
- a CDS encoding RNA polymerase sigma-70 factor: protein MKQVYPIPPEAPAPRICLDSPEVSGPPPTASDDELFIRTALLDTPELGVELLYRRYYQPLCTHAVRFVGSRQVAEDLVSDVFYQFYSNEVFRQITTSYRAYLYKTVRNRAYNYLRWELSRKAPLDEFRETQTSSVAQPDDITQYEELYQDVDGAIQSLPIQRRKIYLMHRFEGRKCQEIADELALSVRTVEVQVYRATQAIRQLLKDKWLLLLFFGTQL, encoded by the coding sequence ATGAAGCAGGTATACCCTATCCCGCCGGAGGCTCCGGCCCCCCGCATTTGCCTTGACTCGCCGGAGGTGTCCGGGCCACCGCCCACCGCCTCCGACGACGAGCTTTTCATCCGAACGGCCCTGCTCGATACGCCCGAACTGGGCGTAGAACTGCTGTACCGCCGCTACTACCAGCCGCTCTGCACGCATGCCGTGCGGTTTGTCGGCTCCCGGCAGGTGGCCGAAGACCTGGTTTCGGATGTCTTCTACCAGTTTTATTCCAACGAAGTTTTCCGGCAGATCACCACCTCGTACCGGGCGTATCTCTACAAAACCGTGCGCAACCGGGCCTACAACTACCTGCGCTGGGAACTGAGCCGCAAAGCCCCGCTCGATGAGTTTCGGGAAACGCAGACCTCGTCCGTCGCCCAGCCCGACGACATCACGCAGTACGAAGAACTGTACCAGGATGTGGACGGGGCCATCCAGTCGCTGCCGATTCAGCGCCGGAAAATTTACCTCATGCACCGCTTTGAAGGCCGCAAATGTCAGGAAATCGCCGACGAACTGGCCCTTTCGGTCCGGACCGTAGAAGTGCAGGTCTACCGCGCCACGCAGGCTATCCGGCAACTGCTGAAAGACAAATGGCTTCTGCTGCTCTTTTTCGGCACTCAACTGTAG